DNA from Phragmites australis chromosome 16, lpPhrAust1.1, whole genome shotgun sequence:
atcccccaccaccggccgttgcatttacttccacttccatttatttctccgacgaactcattcaggatcatccccccagtcgaatctctaaaaaggggtctctcgggatccctgcgacaggagttaatcctccgacaacttTCCTAGAGAATTTAGATAAAAAGAGTTCTACCAAACAGGCCGTCAATGCTTCACTGTAACTTATTTCTAAGATATTAAATGACTATATCACTTAGAGTTTTAATGAGTTagtaataaattaaaaaaagagagatggagCTAGTttctcttttaaaaaataagctaAGAAATCATTTACGGTGCTCAATATCTATGTTCATGTGTTGtatgaaacaaacaaataaataagtatCAATAGAAAATTAGATGTAGATATATATTTTAAGATATAAAAGAAACTTCACATTAGATTAATAATTTCTTCACTAACCTCTACTTGGTCGCAAGGAGAAAAAAGGCGTGCAGCCGAGAAATAATAGCTGTAGATAAAGCCTGATAGGGTAAACCAGCCCAGCAAGCCCACAACATCAACTCAACCCAGTGTCTAATTTCTCCCCTCAGCTAGTCACCTTCCGTAATCCTAAGTAGTCCTACAAGCCTCCACCTGCACACCTCCACTTGAACACCACCGCCCCTCTCCAGAGTCTCTCTCATGCCTCCTCCCACACGCATCAACCTGCACGCCGTAGCCATTGTCGTTCCCGCACATCACCTGCATGCCGCCACTCCCATATGCACACCTGCATGCCGCTCCCATGTCATCCTTCTTGTCATGACCGGAGTCAACTAAGTATGATGGATGATGGGGATGGAAGGATACAACTTCACAGGAGATCGACGACTGCCAGCTTCTTTCTTTAGTTGACACCTACCTATTGCTATGTTGTCTGTGCCGGATGGCACACAGTCAGCGCTGAAACTTAACTTTGTTGTAATACCTTTTTAAACCAATTTAACAGTTGTAAGACAGGGTTAACCCACTGGAGATATAACCAGCTGGGAGTAGTTGGGAACCTTCTAGACCATTGTGATGAACATTGCCCAGTTAGTAAAGTAGATAGTTGTTCTCGTCACTTTCctcttttctctattttttcaaaTTGTTCTCTGTTCTTGCTAATTTCTTCATCAATTGCATTCAAATTAATCTGATTATGTTCATGATTGTGATATGGTATCAGAGCTCATCGATTCTTGACAAATCAACGATGAAAACGGTAACTGGTGAAGGTTGCTAGGTATCTGTCCAAGCATAAATTCTAGAGCTGATCTCTGATCTAGGTGGCGATAGATATGCGGGGTGGATCTAGAAGGGGAGGAGTATACTCTGAGCCGATCCATTCTATACCTACTCGGCATGACACATAATACTAAAAACTCATCGATAGCAGCGGCTTTGGCGGCAGTGACAACAGCTGCTGCAACAATGAACTCGTCTGTGGTTGCTAGCCATGAAGAACTGGAATATTCATGTTTCGGGTTTGTCAAATCTGTATAGGACGAGGTGATGGACCTAAAGAACCGAGTCTAGAATGTGGAGTTACACTTTTCTCACATGCAGGACCAACTCAATTCTATCCAAACGACCTTACTGGAGCTAGCCAAGAACTCAAGACCCTCTGGTGAACTTGGATCCATTAAGGTGATTGATCTGGATATGGGCAAAGGCATAGGACATGACACTAACAAGGATTTGGGCAAGGTCCTTCTGGAAGAAAAGGTGGCCAAGCTGCCAGCTGAATGTAATCCAGGTAACACCAAGCATGTATTCACCAATCTTAATCCCCATAATAGCTATGTGTATACTGAGTTACTAGTTAGGCAAAGCACACATGTTCAGGACCATGAGTGCATTCAGGGCATACCCTCTCAGTCCCATGCTCAACATCAGCATCGTCTCACCCATTTATCTACATATATACCTCCACATGCACGTCCTAGTGATACAAGCAGACTATGACTAGGTGTAGTCCAGGATAAGTGGGGGTTAAGGAACCAAGAAAACACATTTTGCTTGTCAATATCGAGGCCAAGTTGGACTTCCCTACTTTCACAGGAGAGAACCCAAATGGATGGACAAGACAATGCGAGAAATATTTTGATCTTGACTCAATACCACCAGGCATTTTGGGTATCAATGGCAACTATACATTGTTTTGGGAGAGCTGAGAACTGGTGGTCAAGGTTGAGGTTGAATTCTCGCCATGTTATGTGGATGCAGTTTTGTTCTATGGTGTGTAACCATTTTGCAGAGCACAACATGTATGAGGTGGTTGAGATTTCCCACTCTCTAACTTAGGAAAGCAGTGTTTCAGTctatatttacaaatttgaggATCTCATGGCTAGTAAGCAAAGGCAACAACCTAGCTTCCATGAGGATTATTATGTTTGATGCTTTGTGAGGGGGTTTAAGGAGCAAAAGGAGTAATTGTTAACTGTTGCAAATAGCTAGCACTGCAAGAGCATGTAACTAAATAAATATGCTATTATCCCTACACCACGAGAATGAATATCCCAGGATCATGGTGTGAACATGAGGACTTTTAGTCAAGCCTTGTGGTATTATGCCCTGCCATGGACGGTGCGTGTGTCAGGAGCCCACACCGAGTGGACACGACCCAccccttaatttttttttgccttggaCAGTGCTCACTGACCAGTATTCTAGGCCGCAGAGTAGAGAACTAAGGGGATTTAAATAAGAGATGCTAGCACTACGCATGCGGTGCTACTCACAAACTCCCTAGCATTATGCGCATGTGCAAATATCTACGAGCAAGTGGAGCGTATGTTTCCAACAACGAAGGGCACGTACGTGCTTACCTTTGCATGGAGCTATGCTCGGAGCCGTCGTCTCAGCCTACAGACCTGCGCACTGTCTGCCCACGAGCATGCCCGACGAAGGGCCCGGCGAGACCACCACGGCGACCCCGCATACGTTAAGCCGCACGACGGGGGCTTACACGTTCAACGGTTGCGAGCTCCCAAGAGACGGTGCTCTCGTGTGCGCGGAGCTACGCTTGTTGTGGATTTTCTGTACCATTGTCGTAATAATGAAGAGCGGCACGCTCGTGCGTGCAAAGCCGTGCAACCATGGCCCGTCATGCCTGGCCCATCGAGCTGTGCGGTGTTCAGCTCTCTTGATGTCTTCCTAACTTCTTTCCTCTCTTGGCTTCTTCTATCACCTCCCCACGGATGACGTCACTGTTGGGGTACAAAAAACATGCCCCAAACAAAACACGGCAAGAGCCCTACTCACTAAGGaggactcaagcttggagatggcTAATAGcttggaggagaggaagaagtaGGAATAGTGTAATATCATTGAGTCCAGAGAGGGAGTTGTGTATCGCATGGAAAGGGAAAACTCGAGTCCTCCTCTCTTGCCCTTTGAGGtctattttataggaaaaaGGGGTAGAGAAAATTACCACTCTGCccttaagatattatgttataaTCATGTACATGGGTGAGTATTTTGGACCTCTCACCCCTTTACATATCACATAGTAACTGAAATACTATGACCACTATATTAATATCTCAGTATAGGGCCTAAATATCTCAAAACTAAGACGTTTCCCCCAATACAATCAAAAATCAAGTAATGCAGATGCACCAAGGGCTTCATATCGACATGAGAGAGGTGAGGCGTACTCAAGGTTGCTTTTATGCTTTAGAAATTTCAGTCCTTTTATATGTGGGTCACCAACAATTTAACATGTTGCACGTGCTTGTTTATATATGGGTCACCCACAATTTAACATGTTGAAGCGACACATTGCAGAGATTGCTTCCATTGTCTAACCGCCAAAATGATCGATCAGCATGAATATATTCTTTATTTGTGAAAAGACCACCAACAGGAACTAGTTAAATAACTTCACTGAACAAGAAAAACACCAACAGGCTCTCGGCAATTAGTTGAACATAAAATGTGTAATTGACATCCTAAAACTGCCAGGAATTTGACGGGCGACAAGACTCAGCCTGAGGTACAATTGACATCTTATTTAATTCTCATTATTAAATAAGCACGATTCAATGATCTTATTACTTGCCTTATCCTATCTGCTTCTCCATGGACAAGAGAAACACTACTATAGATGTAGGCTCCCTTCCCTAACGCCTCGTCCTTGGTGACGGTTCTTAAGGTGGAACTCAGCCGCAAAGAACAATCATACGTGATAGGCACTTATCCCAGACAGTTCGTTTTATCATCTTCCTGGCTCCAGCAATCTATGCAATTCTGGACAACGATCAGGATGCCTGGACCTCAGTGTGTCCTGTGAAGAAACAAGACCACCAAGAGCTAGAGAGATGCTACtgcttttatgtattttttggtACTTCTTATGAATGCTCATTTTATGTCTAGCCTCAACTAGAAGCTCTCAATCATGTAACTCTGGATGTAGCGTAAACATTAAATAGCTTTGTGTTGGATCATTCCATTTTACCTATGAATAGACTATTTTGAATTCATATATGATGCTGATGTTCATGAAAAATTATTCATTTCAAATAAGGACGGATTGAATGAAAAAAACTAAGTAAGGACACTTAAGCTATTGTTGGGGCCGCTACAAGTTGGTGGTAGAGGGGACATTAGTGTCAAAACTTGATATGCACAGTTATGGGCGGGAATTGAAGGTGCCCTAGGCCGCCGTTGGGCTGGACGTGAATCTTCTCCTGTTTCAGATAGCCATTCCTGAAATTCATAACCTACAGTAGCACGCACCGTATCGGGAATTCGGGATCGGATCCTCTAACTTCAGCCTCCGACGTCATGGGCGTGCAGTCAGGCCGCATCCGCCGTCCGTTCTATCCGACGGCTCACGTGACTCGAATGACCACCTGGAAGCGGAGGGTCTCGCAAAGTCACAACAGGGATGCGTTCCTTCACCCGCGGCGGATTCTTGGTCGCCGGAGTCGTCGCGCTCGCACGTCGCCAACGCTAGCTCCACTCCCAATCGAGAGAACGTAGCGGTGGATTGCTCAGCTGCTTTGCATTTGGTCCTAATCAGAGGCAGGCCTGGTCCAAAGATTTTGATGACCTAGCACAAAACTAAAAAACAGGGCCCATTAAATttaagtataaaaataattaatatataaattataaagataataatTGTTGtattaataaattatttttgataaatattTAAAGTAAATAAAAATAACGCTCGCCTCAAATATTTTGTAGAGATTCTCATTAGTGTGTTCTTTTACAACAACGATCACACATTTATCCAGATTTCTTGAACTGCTCGTATTactattaaaaatatttgtcAATAGCTTCCTTCTATGGTTCTATCAACTCAtcaattcattttctttttttaccttttttcaCTATCAGATGTATGCTTTTTAGAAGACATGATATCGAGAATGtgatgaaaattgaaaaaaaaatacattaacgATTGAAAACTAGTGTAAAGCTACAAACCACCAAATCAACTTAAAAAATCTTACCAATTACCAGTGGTGACGTGAAACTCTCAATAATTATATCCTTAAGACCCCAACCCATGTCGTTAATTGATGGCTTACAATTTACTATAAAAGTGCGAATCTTATAAATTAGGTCAATTCGCCAACAGAGATAATTATAAATACAGTAGATTAGTCTATGTAGTATGCTTTTCATACAATCATACGTCTAATTGAAAGTGTTGCATATTGGTTCTGTAGAGACAATGACTAGAAGAAACTAATTACCACGCAGATCAGGAGTTCAGAACCTAACACAGCCACCGTGCCGTACCTAATTCAGTCATCATGGACCTTACTTACCTTGAGTAATTGAGTCCTGCTGGCTGTTGCAGTCCTGATCAGCGAGAAGACGATCACGTATTCAGTATTCACGTCGATCAGCACTCAGCAGCGTTGATGTCCTGCACTCCTGCTGATCACCGGCGCTCGGGCGCTGAGCCTGCAGAGTTCAGACGGGCGAGCCTGGTCCGCGTCTCCGGCTCTCCGCGagtgccgatggcgacggcagGTCGGCACTCGGCAGCCGCCAGAGGCCAGGGCCGGGCCAGCCGATGGTGATGGCGGATGACGGATTGACGGGATCGATGAGTCGATGTCGATCTGTGATCTGTCGATGAGACGAGGTCAGAGGACTAGAGGAGACGAGAAGACAGATCGCAAGACGCTGGGTTTTGGGGCCCGAGGCGGTCGCCCCGCTTGCCCCCCAGGGCCGGCCCTGATCAGAGGTGGAGAACGTAGAGAAGATTTGGGCAGAGATTGAGGTAGGAATTGTGGAGGAAATAGACATGTGACTGGAACATTCAGTGAACCTCTTCCAGCGCCGAGGATGAAGGGAGGAATAGGCCTCCACGGCGGCGGTGCTAAGGCCGAGCGTGCGGCTAGGATGCCTCGTCCAACCACGTGGTGCCACCCGGTAGGAGGACCGCCAGCGCCTGTGAGGCCTGCGTGAGCGCCGACCGCCGAGGCACGACACCTGATCCAGCCACGCGCCGCCGTCGGGGAGCTTGAGCGCGCCGACATGCCCGCGTGCTCCCTGGAGCAACGGCATTGACGGGAAGGTCGCCGACTGGAGATCCTCCACTTCCACCAGGCGCTCATCCAAGTCAAGTGAGCCACGCCTGGAGGCCTGGGCCCTGAAGTCGATCGAGCCATAGAACGTAAAAAGTCAGAGGATCTTAATTCACTTTATGGTTTGTTTGGATAGAGCAGTACCCTTTCAATCTATAGGAGAAAATGAGTGAAAAATTAGTTCATTTTTCCACTCCAATCCATATAGATTAGAAGGGATTAGTTTTATCCAAACAAATCCTTATTGATGACATCCTTATATGGATTGATGGGAAGGTCGCCGGAGATCCTCCACTTCCACTAGGTGCTCATCCAAGTGAAGTGAGCCACGCCTGGAGGCCTGGGCCCTGAAATCGATCGAGCCATAGGATATAACGGACGGCGGATTGAGGCTTGAAGTCAGAGGATCTTAATCTACTTTATGGTTTGTTTGGGTAGAGCAGTATCCCCTTCAATCTATACATTAGGGAGAAAATGAGTGGAAAATTAGTTCATTTTTCCACTCCAATCCATATAGATTAGGAGGGATTAGTTTTATCCAAACAAATCCTTATTGAGGACATCTTAAACAGTATATTTATGTGCATATGTTACATTTTATTACAATGTCTAGTGCATAAGAGCATCTCCAGCGAAGAAGCTATCATGCTCACCATCGCCATGCGCTCGCCATCTTGAAAAACAAGACTCCAGTAGTCTCGCTAATAGCCTCGTCAATACTGTAGACTCACCATAGCGGTCCCCTGGATCAGCAAATGTAGCTCCAACCTCCAAGCGCTCCACCCCTGTTCCGTTCCAGCAACTTGAGGCGTTTTGTTCAAAAATCCATTCCTTCTCCCCACATTCATAAATTCAAAAGGTGACTTTATAGAGCTCCTAAAATTATGCCGATTTTTCTGctaatagaataaataacaaagaaTCCATTTTAACTGGATTTAACTCAAAATATCTTACACATATTAAATGAAAATTCCCCAAATTTAACTGTTTTTGTAActtatttgaatttttagggcatcaatttaattctcaaaaatcaggGGAGAACATATCAATTCATGTTAACTGGAGCACTAATTTACAAAATTAATTTCCACCCTAAATTATATAAGGAAATTGAAAGTTCCTTAAGAATGCACCATTTTGTCTTATTtaaacaattcaaatttgaacgtAATTTCCTTTAGCCTGTGCACAACAATCTCAGAAATGGTGCACATGAAGCTCATGGGTGCTCAATGACATGCATGCAgaatttgggatgttacaatagctattacaaataaaatggatatcaataaaatatagataaatgAGATATGAAGAGTGAGATTTAGCTAGTCTGCTTGAGTGTACAGAAATATAGAGAGGGAATTTTTTGGAGTGGATAGCCAATGAAAATATGGAGAGTAAAATTTAGCTAGTCTGCTGAAGATACTCTAACTTGTTTTCTACTCATCTTCTTAGAGTTCTGACTTAGCCATCACCCTCTCCAGTACTTCAAATCATTCACCGGTCAACAACTCTTGGTTCAAATTTTGTTTATATCACTTAGAAATAATACGATGACAAAAGAAAAGGGATACGACCTACAATATTCTTTTAAGATCATCAGACTTCCCTCCTGCCGTCTTCAAAAGCCAGTGTTTTTTTAGATTAAAGGAAGTACAACATCAAGCACCCATGTCGAGTCTGGACTCGAACCCGAGTAGGTAGGTTTCACCACAAGGGTCTTAACCAAGTGAGTTATGCTCAGTTCACAAGTCAGTGTTTTGTATATTATAGTTGTAGATTATATGCTAAGCTTATACAATGAATTGAACAGAAAGATGTATTGACAACTTTACAAAGGACAATGCAGTGCTTACTGGAAAATTCTCATAGAAATGTTGTAGCCAAGTAGGGCACATCAAATATAAACAGGGAAGGAGAGCAACCGCTGAGGAATACAAAACATTACAATCCTTATTGCCCTGCACTTGTATTTCTTAGTGCTCGTCAGGGCACACATTATACAGGCACAAGACACATAATACCATTGGCATATGACACATCCCAAAGCCAATGGAGTTGAGCACATTTTCTTCCGTGACCAACATCCCTGACATGTACTAGTCGGAGGCACCGCACGTCTCAAACAGCTTGAGGAACCCGAGGGCGGCATCCTTGGCATTCTCAGGCATTGGAGTGGTGGGGGAGATCGGCTCAAATTCGGCTTTCCATGTGGCGATGCACTGCTCGCCTTCCTTCCCCGGGACGGGGATGAAGGAGACGGTGACATGGTAGGGATCATACATCTCCTTCAGCTCACCACGGATGACTTCATACCCGAGGCAACGGCCTGACTCAATCTTTTCAATCTTCTGGACTGATTCCTTCACAAAGTGATGCAGCGCTGTAGTTTGCAGGGGGTAACAGGTTCATACAGCAAGATCAGATATATGCTTTTATCGGTGTCATGTCATAGGAAACATGTCAATTTTTATCAGTCATGCTTACACATTAGAGCGGTTGCTTTCTATTCAACACCCAACTATATTTTACACATTATCACAATGCATGTTACAGGGCAAAACTCTTCAACTATTTACTGAAAACCTTACCAGGTCCTAGCCTGAAGAGCCTGAGGCTGCCTGGGCTGCCATCGCCTTCCAGGTACTCTGCTCCAGCAAGCATCTCAGGGTTGATCTTGGCCACAGTTTCATTATTGGTGAAAATCTCCCACGCCTTGGTTGCAGGGATGTTCAGCTGGACCTCACCTT
Protein-coding regions in this window:
- the LOC133895662 gene encoding major strawberry allergen Fra a 1-E-like, whose translation is MKSLQGEVQLNIPATKAWEIFTNNETVAKINPEMLAGAEYLEGDGSPGSLRLFRLGPALHHFVKESVQKIEKIESGRCLGYEVIRGELKEMYDPYHVTVSFIPVPGKEGEQCIATWKAEFEPISPTTPMPENAKDAALGFLKLFETCGASD